A section of the Acidobacteriota bacterium genome encodes:
- a CDS encoding TIGR01212 family radical SAM protein (This family includes YhcC from E. coli K-12, an uncharacterized radical SAM protein.) — MSKVLVNTDRPCPHRAVAGGCVFCDEESVLPSYLHSSLPVAEQVRQGMEVRRRRGAITGCIVYFQRGTYTAAPVDVLRREFEEALAVDGVVALAVGTRPDCLPVPVIELLAGLAIRRPLFVDVGLQSVHPETLNRIRRGHDAAEFEWAIKRLAVLPGVLPIAHMILGLPGEDAPMMRASFRWLARLPLHGVKIHHLQVVRDTPLEAEYRAGRIQPIAQEDYVPLLADVLEELPAEFVIHRLVGDQPAPVLLAPRWTWSKHQVRLALMNEFKRRGTRQGARADGCRTSAS, encoded by the coding sequence GTGAGCAAAGTGCTCGTCAACACCGATCGGCCATGCCCGCATCGCGCGGTGGCGGGCGGTTGTGTGTTCTGTGACGAGGAGAGCGTTCTGCCGTCCTATCTGCACAGCTCGCTGCCGGTAGCCGAGCAGGTGCGTCAGGGGATGGAGGTCCGGAGGCGCCGGGGAGCGATCACGGGCTGCATTGTGTATTTTCAGCGCGGCACCTACACCGCTGCACCGGTCGATGTGCTGCGGCGGGAATTCGAGGAAGCCCTTGCCGTGGATGGTGTGGTGGCCTTGGCGGTGGGCACGCGGCCGGACTGTCTGCCGGTGCCCGTGATCGAACTGCTCGCCGGTCTGGCAATCCGTCGGCCGCTGTTTGTAGACGTGGGACTCCAGTCGGTGCATCCGGAGACCCTGAACCGTATCCGGCGGGGACACGATGCAGCCGAATTTGAATGGGCCATCAAGCGGCTGGCGGTGCTGCCGGGTGTGCTGCCCATCGCCCACATGATTTTGGGTTTGCCTGGCGAGGACGCTCCGATGATGCGGGCCAGTTTCCGCTGGCTCGCCCGCCTTCCGCTCCACGGTGTCAAGATTCACCACCTCCAAGTGGTGCGGGACACGCCGTTGGAGGCCGAATATCGAGCCGGTCGGATTCAGCCCATCGCTCAAGAGGATTATGTGCCGCTGCTGGCAGACGTGTTGGAGGAGCTGCCAGCGGAGTTCGTGATCCATCGCCTGGTGGGTGATCAGCCGGCGCCTGTTCTGCTGGCGCCCCGGTGGACGTGGTCCAAACATCAGGTGCGCCTTGCGCTGATGAACGAATTCAAACGCCGCGGCACCCGCCAGGGCGCACGGGCAGACGGCTGCCGCACGTCCGCTTCGTGA
- a CDS encoding tRNA (cytidine(34)-2'-O)-methyltransferase, with amino-acid sequence MSDLLLHIVLVQPLIPPNTGNVARLCAATGCALHLVEPLGFSLEDRQLKRAGLDYWEHVTVSVWPDFRHLQLAMGPRPFHLFSSRVKRPYTQAPYGPGDMLVFGNEENGLPDDLLLAHAECTYTIPMWGAVRSLNLSTSVGIVTYEALRVIHGF; translated from the coding sequence ATGAGCGACCTCCTGCTGCATATCGTACTGGTCCAGCCACTGATACCACCCAACACGGGGAATGTGGCGCGATTGTGTGCCGCCACCGGCTGTGCGCTCCACTTGGTGGAGCCGTTGGGATTCAGTCTGGAGGACCGCCAGCTGAAACGGGCAGGTCTGGATTACTGGGAGCACGTGACCGTGAGTGTCTGGCCGGATTTTCGGCACCTGCAACTCGCCATGGGTCCACGCCCGTTCCACCTGTTCAGCTCCCGGGTGAAACGTCCCTACACTCAGGCGCCATATGGCCCCGGAGACATGCTTGTATTCGGGAACGAGGAAAACGGTTTGCCCGATGACCTGTTGCTGGCTCATGCCGAGTGCACCTACACCATACCCATGTGGGGGGCGGTGCGCAGCCTCAACCTGTCCACCAGCGTGGGCATCGTCACGTATGAAGCGCTGCGGGTGATCCATGGCTTTTAA
- a CDS encoding glycosyltransferase family 2 protein, giving the protein MKPRLSIIIVNWNSGPRLRANVESLRRENDPTGLEVMIVDNASTDGSADMIAGDATACLIRLLSNRGFAAAANTAAREARGNWLLFLNPDIIHTPNNIGRLLAGVTGRTEAVGGCGCLVDTEGRPQRHFQLRQLPSPAWALAELLLPQQVRINGWGLRRHFYAHYPWDRPFRVQQPAAACLLLRTDAFRELGGFDEAFSPAWFEDVDLCRRLRDRRLDLWFVPDARFIHEGGYSASALSPAEFLSIYWGNACRYYTKHHPAFAVLYRRLVPVGLYMRAAVAASADRRQALCEAGRRLMDRIRTTGTDRS; this is encoded by the coding sequence ATGAAGCCGCGGCTCAGCATTATCATCGTCAACTGGAATTCAGGCCCGCGTCTGCGCGCGAACGTGGAGAGCCTGCGGCGGGAAAACGATCCAACCGGTCTTGAGGTCATGATTGTGGACAACGCATCGACCGACGGCAGCGCCGACATGATCGCCGGTGACGCAACAGCCTGCCTGATCCGACTTCTTTCCAACCGCGGTTTCGCTGCCGCCGCCAACACGGCCGCCCGGGAGGCCCGCGGGAATTGGCTGCTGTTTTTAAATCCCGATATCATCCACACGCCGAACAACATCGGCCGTCTTCTCGCAGGTGTGACCGGCCGCACGGAGGCTGTCGGTGGCTGCGGATGCTTGGTGGACACGGAAGGGCGTCCCCAGCGGCATTTTCAACTCCGGCAATTGCCATCGCCGGCCTGGGCGCTGGCCGAACTACTCTTGCCGCAACAGGTAAGGATCAACGGATGGGGGCTGAGACGTCACTTTTACGCCCACTATCCGTGGGACCGCCCCTTCCGGGTGCAGCAACCGGCGGCCGCCTGTCTGTTGTTGCGGACGGACGCGTTTCGCGAACTGGGGGGGTTCGACGAGGCATTCAGTCCCGCCTGGTTTGAGGACGTGGATTTATGCCGGCGTTTGAGAGACCGCCGACTGGATCTCTGGTTTGTTCCAGACGCGCGGTTCATCCATGAAGGGGGATACAGTGCGTCGGCATTGTCTCCGGCGGAATTTCTATCCATCTATTGGGGAAACGCGTGCCGATATTACACGAAACACCATCCGGCGTTCGCGGTGCTTTACCGCCGCCTGGTACCGGTGGGGCTGTACATGCGGGCGGCGGTTGCGGCATCCGCCGACCGCCGCCAGGCTTTATGCGAAGCCGGACGCCGGTTGATGGATCGCATCCGCACAACCGGCACGGACAGGAGCTGA
- a CDS encoding glycosyltransferase family 2 protein produces the protein MAAKLAVQLVTFNSREDLPGCLTSLAAQTFRDFEIHVLDNASADGTRAFLKEHRAELTVLEYAPCNLGFAAAHNRLLAGHAAEYVLFLNPDTELAPDCLERGVDRLSRHPECGSLSPKLWRLVVTDAERVRTHVLDSTGIYWLRNQRHLDRGSGEPDTGQYDRPAYVFGATGAASFYRRTCLADVAVDGEILDEDFFAYREDAELAWRAAWRGWRCVFDPAVTAWHVRRVLPENRRRTHPDINLHSVKNRWLLRFKDMPFSMYLRWFVPISLRDLAVVVYVPLCEPRSLMAFVSIARLLPRFLYKRRMVFARATVSRQEIEQWFYRPEMPFATGAENHAE, from the coding sequence GTGGCCGCCAAACTTGCCGTGCAGCTGGTCACATTCAACTCGCGGGAGGATCTTCCCGGCTGCCTGACCAGTTTGGCGGCGCAGACGTTCCGGGATTTCGAGATTCATGTGCTGGACAACGCATCAGCCGACGGCACCCGCGCTTTTCTGAAAGAGCATCGGGCCGAGCTAACCGTGCTGGAATACGCGCCGTGCAATCTGGGCTTCGCCGCGGCGCACAACCGGCTGCTTGCCGGACATGCCGCCGAGTATGTCCTGTTTCTCAACCCGGATACGGAGCTGGCGCCCGACTGTCTCGAACGAGGTGTCGATCGTTTGTCGCGTCACCCCGAATGCGGCAGCCTGTCACCCAAACTCTGGCGACTCGTGGTGACAGATGCGGAGCGTGTGCGGACGCACGTGCTGGATTCCACGGGCATCTATTGGCTTCGCAACCAGCGACACCTGGATCGGGGCAGCGGCGAGCCCGATACCGGGCAATACGACCGGCCCGCGTATGTGTTCGGGGCAACCGGCGCAGCCTCTTTCTACCGCCGGACGTGTTTGGCTGACGTGGCTGTGGACGGAGAAATCCTGGATGAGGATTTCTTCGCCTATCGCGAGGACGCCGAACTTGCGTGGCGGGCCGCCTGGCGAGGTTGGCGCTGCGTGTTTGACCCGGCGGTCACCGCCTGGCATGTCCGCCGGGTGCTGCCTGAAAACCGCCGCCGCACGCACCCGGACATCAACCTGCACTCGGTGAAAAATCGGTGGCTCCTTCGGTTCAAAGACATGCCGTTCAGCATGTATCTTCGCTGGTTTGTCCCCATCAGCCTGCGCGACCTGGCGGTGGTGGTTTACGTTCCCCTGTGCGAACCCCGCTCCTTGATGGCTTTTGTTTCAATTGCCCGGCTGCTGCCCCGATTTTTATACAAACGACGGATGGTCTTTGCCCGGGCCACAGTCTCTCGGCAGGAGATTGAGCAGTGGTTTTACCGGCCGGAGATGCCTTTCGCGACGGGGGCTGAAAACCACGCGGAGTGA
- the murA gene encoding UDP-N-acetylglucosamine 1-carboxyvinyltransferase, with amino-acid sequence MEQFVIEGGHPLQGEVTPSGNKNAALPLLAACLLTEEPVTLLNVPDIGDVRTMRALMESLGVSVTDVGGGTWCIQASQVRPADLDPELCLKIRASILLAGPVTARCGNLRLPPPGGDVIGRRRLDTHLQALQALGARTDYDRIRKEFQFHSEGLSGADILLDEAGVTATENAIMGAVTARGTTYLRNAASEPHVQELCLLLNRMGARIDHIGSNVLRIEGVTRLKGAEFTIGPDYMEVVSFIGAAAVTRGAVRIRRAGPQYLGMIRMTFNKFGVDWTVDGDDVVVSADQRLVVEPELGGAIPEVRVMPWPAFPTDLMSIAIVTATQSRGSVLFHDWMYPSRMFFTDKLVAMGAQIVLCDPHRCIVQGPSKLYGENMESPDIRAGMALVLAALAAQGESVIRNIHQIERGYAQVDSKLRALGARITRVCKT; translated from the coding sequence ATGGAGCAGTTCGTCATCGAGGGCGGGCATCCGTTGCAGGGCGAAGTCACACCGTCGGGGAACAAAAACGCCGCACTACCCCTGCTCGCCGCCTGCCTGCTCACCGAGGAACCGGTCACACTTCTCAACGTCCCCGACATTGGTGACGTACGCACCATGCGCGCCTTGATGGAGAGCCTGGGTGTGAGCGTGACTGATGTGGGGGGCGGCACATGGTGCATCCAGGCGAGTCAAGTCCGGCCCGCCGATCTCGATCCGGAACTGTGCCTGAAGATCCGCGCCTCCATCCTGCTGGCCGGTCCGGTGACCGCCCGCTGCGGCAACCTGCGTCTGCCCCCACCGGGCGGTGATGTCATCGGGCGGCGGCGCCTGGACACCCATTTGCAGGCTCTGCAGGCGTTGGGCGCCCGAACTGATTATGATCGAATCCGCAAGGAGTTTCAGTTTCACAGCGAGGGCTTAAGCGGCGCCGACATTTTGCTGGATGAAGCGGGAGTCACGGCCACCGAAAACGCCATCATGGGCGCGGTGACTGCCCGAGGCACCACATACCTCCGCAACGCGGCCTCCGAGCCCCATGTCCAGGAACTGTGTCTGCTTCTCAACCGCATGGGCGCGCGGATTGACCACATCGGGTCCAACGTGTTGCGCATCGAGGGTGTGACCCGGCTGAAAGGTGCAGAATTCACCATCGGCCCCGACTACATGGAAGTTGTCAGTTTTATCGGCGCGGCCGCGGTCACTCGCGGCGCCGTTCGGATCCGCCGCGCCGGGCCGCAATATTTGGGCATGATCCGCATGACCTTCAACAAATTCGGTGTTGACTGGACTGTGGACGGCGACGATGTGGTGGTTTCCGCCGATCAGCGCCTGGTTGTCGAACCGGAGCTCGGCGGCGCCATTCCGGAGGTCAGGGTGATGCCGTGGCCGGCGTTTCCCACTGACCTGATGAGCATTGCCATTGTCACCGCCACCCAGAGCCGCGGCAGCGTGCTGTTCCATGACTGGATGTATCCCAGCCGGATGTTTTTCACCGACAAGCTGGTTGCGATGGGAGCCCAGATCGTGCTCTGTGATCCCCACCGATGCATCGTGCAGGGACCCAGCAAGCTGTATGGCGAAAACATGGAAAGTCCCGACATCCGCGCCGGCATGGCCTTGGTCCTGGCTGCGCTGGCCGCTCAGGGAGAATCGGTCATCCGGAACATCCACCAGATCGAGCGCGGGTATGCCCAGGTGGATTCCAAACTCCGCGCCCTGGGTGCTCGCATCACTCGGGTTTGCAAAACATGA
- a CDS encoding SPFH domain-containing protein produces the protein MDAIFERPAWRINGFLLLLINLVIFFWSVLGIITAARLDDTSVFGPLGFGIAGMIGGSIMTGGFFVVHPNESRVLIFFGRYVGSVRESGFWWTNPFTVKKRLSLRVHNFNSEKLKVNDAQGNPIEIAAVIVWRVVDSAKAMFDVENYEQFVAIQSETAIRGLASTYPYDSHEEGESSLRGSPSEVADNLRSEVHNRLEIAGVEVLDARISHLAYAPEIAQAMLRRQQAQAIIAARQKIVEGAVGMVQMALQMLSEQKLVQLDEERKAAMVNNLLVALVSEQETQPIINTGTLFG, from the coding sequence ATGGATGCGATATTTGAACGGCCCGCATGGCGGATCAACGGATTCCTGCTCCTGCTCATCAACTTGGTGATCTTTTTCTGGAGTGTGCTCGGAATCATCACCGCTGCCCGACTGGACGACACATCGGTGTTCGGTCCGCTTGGCTTCGGTATTGCCGGCATGATCGGGGGCAGCATCATGACGGGTGGTTTCTTCGTTGTGCATCCAAACGAATCGCGGGTTCTCATCTTCTTCGGCCGTTACGTGGGCAGTGTTCGCGAAAGCGGTTTCTGGTGGACCAACCCGTTCACGGTCAAAAAGCGGTTGTCCTTGCGGGTGCACAATTTTAACAGCGAAAAACTGAAGGTCAACGACGCGCAGGGCAACCCCATCGAGATTGCTGCGGTCATTGTCTGGCGGGTGGTGGATTCGGCCAAGGCGATGTTCGACGTGGAGAACTACGAGCAGTTCGTAGCCATCCAGAGCGAGACGGCTATCCGGGGATTGGCCAGCACCTATCCGTATGACAGCCACGAAGAGGGAGAAAGCTCGCTGCGGGGCAGCCCGTCCGAAGTGGCGGATAATCTGCGCAGCGAAGTACATAACCGGCTGGAGATTGCCGGTGTGGAAGTGCTTGACGCCCGCATCAGCCATCTGGCATACGCCCCGGAGATCGCTCAGGCGATGCTGCGCCGGCAGCAGGCTCAGGCAATCATCGCAGCCCGCCAGAAAATCGTGGAGGGCGCCGTGGGAATGGTCCAGATGGCGCTTCAAATGCTCAGTGAGCAAAAACTGGTGCAACTGGACGAGGAGCGCAAGGCCGCCATGGTGAACAATCTGCTGGTCGCCCTGGTTTCGGAGCAGGAAACACAGCCCATCATCAACACCGGGACACTGTTTGGATGA
- a CDS encoding Arc family DNA-binding protein: MSKNKRFLLRLDDRMYAALEKWAADDLRSVNSQIEYVLQEALRRAGRLKTAGAAPPDSDGTAPRGRSRKQT, from the coding sequence ATGAGCAAGAACAAACGGTTCTTGCTGCGCCTCGATGACCGCATGTATGCGGCCTTGGAAAAATGGGCCGCCGACGACCTGCGCAGCGTGAACAGCCAGATTGAATATGTCTTGCAGGAAGCGCTGCGCCGGGCCGGTCGACTCAAAACCGCCGGCGCGGCGCCGCCGGATTCGGACGGGACAGCGCCGCGTGGGCGATCCCGAAAGCAGACCTAG
- a CDS encoding zinc ribbon domain-containing protein, whose protein sequence is MSDKIAFTKNYSDLSTNQGFQFEFYCDRCGSGFRTRFQASTISRVTEALNAAGSLFGGLFGQAADLGERARSASWEKAHDDAFTAAMEELRPDFIQCPRCSGWVCRQSCWNSQRGLCKNCSPDLGVEMAAAQSSRTVEEIWAHSKMAEEDREMLKESSWREGARATCPHCGVPLAKKQKFCPECGGPLQQKTACPKCGTTVPPGTKFCGECGAKIGG, encoded by the coding sequence ATGAGCGACAAGATTGCGTTTACCAAGAATTATTCCGACCTGAGCACCAACCAGGGATTCCAGTTTGAATTCTACTGCGATCGCTGCGGATCAGGATTTCGAACCCGCTTCCAGGCATCGACTATCAGCCGGGTCACCGAGGCCTTGAACGCAGCCGGAAGCCTGTTCGGCGGGTTGTTCGGCCAAGCAGCGGACCTCGGCGAACGTGCCCGTTCCGCCAGCTGGGAGAAAGCGCACGACGATGCATTCACTGCCGCCATGGAAGAGTTGCGGCCTGATTTCATCCAGTGCCCGCGCTGCTCCGGTTGGGTGTGTCGGCAGAGCTGCTGGAACAGTCAGCGCGGCTTGTGTAAAAACTGCTCCCCAGACCTGGGTGTGGAAATGGCCGCTGCGCAATCCTCCCGCACGGTTGAGGAGATTTGGGCCCACTCCAAGATGGCGGAGGAAGACCGCGAGATGCTCAAGGAGAGCAGTTGGCGGGAAGGCGCGCGGGCCACCTGCCCCCACTGCGGCGTGCCGCTGGCCAAAAAGCAGAAATTCTGTCCGGAGTGCGGCGGGCCGCTCCAGCAGAAAACGGCCTGCCCCAAATGCGGCACCACTGTTCCCCCGGGAACCAAATTTTGCGGCGAGTGCGGCGCCAAAATCGGGGGGTGA